The DNA sequence CAGCCGCCTTGATGGCGTCTTCGGCCAAGATGGAGCAATGAATTTTCACCGGTGGCAAGGCCAATTCTTCTGCGATTAAAGAGTTTTTAATCTCCAAAGCCTGATCCAAGGTTTTACCTTTAACCCACTCGGTCACGAGCGACGAAGATGCAATCGCCGATCCACATCCGTAGGTTTTGAACTTCGCATCTTCAATGATGCCCTGCTCATTCACCCGAATTTGCAATTTCATGACATCGCCGCAGGCTGGCGCACCCACCATACCGGTGCCGACGTTGTCATCGGTTTTTGCAAACGAGCCCACATTACGGGGGTTCTCATAATGATCAATTACTTTATCGCTATATGCCATGGTTCTTTCTC is a window from the Polynucleobacter difficilis genome containing:
- the iscU gene encoding Fe-S cluster assembly scaffold IscU; translation: MAYSDKVIDHYENPRNVGSFAKTDDNVGTGMVGAPACGDVMKLQIRVNEQGIIEDAKFKTYGCGSAIASSSLVTEWVKGKTLDQALEIKNSLIAEELALPPVKIHCSILAEDAIKAAVQDYKEKHPGN